The following are encoded together in the Tatumella ptyseos genome:
- the rlmE gene encoding 23S rRNA (uridine(2552)-2'-O)-methyltransferase RlmE: MTGKKRSASSSRWLQEHFSDKYVQQAQKKGLRSRAWFKLDEIQQGDRLFKPGMTVVDLGAAPGGWSQYVVDQIGASGRIIACDILPMDPIVGVDFLQGDFREEAVLKALLDRVGDGKVQVVMSDMAPNMSGTPAVDIPRAMYLVELALEMCRDVLAPGGSFVVKVFQGDGFDDYLREIRSLFTKVKVRKPDASRSRSREVYIVATGRKP, from the coding sequence ATGACGGGAAAGAAGCGTTCAGCCAGCTCAAGTCGCTGGTTACAGGAACACTTTAGCGATAAATATGTGCAACAAGCACAAAAGAAAGGTCTACGTTCGCGAGCATGGTTTAAACTGGATGAGATCCAACAAGGTGATCGTCTCTTTAAACCAGGTATGACGGTTGTAGATTTAGGGGCCGCGCCCGGTGGTTGGTCACAATATGTGGTCGATCAGATAGGTGCAAGCGGTCGAATTATCGCATGTGATATCTTGCCAATGGATCCAATTGTTGGTGTAGACTTTCTTCAAGGTGATTTCCGAGAAGAAGCTGTACTAAAAGCGTTGCTCGATCGTGTCGGTGACGGTAAGGTGCAGGTAGTAATGTCAGATATGGCACCAAATATGAGCGGCACTCCCGCGGTAGATATTCCTCGTGCGATGTATCTTGTAGAACTTGCACTTGAAATGTGTCGCGATGTGTTGGCACCAGGTGGCAGTTTTGTAGTAAAGGTGTTCCAGGGAGATGGTTTTGATGATTACCTACGCGAAATCCGCTCCTTATTTACGAAGGTTAAAGTTCGTAAGCCAGACGCTTCGCGTTCACGTTCTCGTGAAGTGTACATTGTAGCGACTGGGCGCAAACCATAG
- the yhbY gene encoding ribosome assembly RNA-binding protein YhbY, with translation MNLSTKQKQHLKGLAHPLKPVVMLGNNGLTEGVLAELDQALEHHELIKVKIATEDRETKALIVAAIVRETSAAEVQVIGKTLVLYRPSKEKKISLPR, from the coding sequence ATGAATCTAAGTACTAAACAAAAACAGCACCTGAAAGGTCTCGCTCATCCATTGAAGCCCGTCGTGATGTTAGGCAACAATGGTTTAACCGAAGGCGTTCTCGCTGAACTTGACCAAGCTCTAGAACACCATGAGCTAATCAAAGTGAAAATCGCGACTGAAGACCGTGAAACCAAAGCGTTGATCGTGGCAGCAATTGTTCGTGAAACCTCAGCGGCGGAAGTTCAGGTTATCGGTAAGACGCTGGTGCTTTACCGTCCTTCTAAAGAAAAGAAAATTTCTTTGCCGCGTTAA
- the greA gene encoding transcription elongation factor GreA has product MSQIPMTLRGAEQLREELNELKNVKRPRIIASIAEAREHGDLKENAEYHAAREEQGFCEGRIQEIEAKLSNAQIIDVTKMAATGRVIFGATVTVYNTHSEEEATYRIVGDDEADFKQNLISVNSPMARGLIGKEVDDVTVVKTPGGDVEYEVIKVEYL; this is encoded by the coding sequence ATGAGCCAGATTCCTATGACCCTTCGCGGTGCAGAGCAACTGCGTGAAGAGCTTAATGAGCTTAAAAATGTTAAGCGCCCTCGTATTATTGCCTCTATCGCCGAAGCGAGAGAGCACGGGGACTTAAAGGAAAATGCGGAATACCATGCTGCGCGTGAAGAGCAAGGTTTTTGTGAAGGCCGTATTCAAGAAATTGAAGCAAAATTATCGAATGCACAAATTATTGACGTGACGAAAATGGCTGCAACAGGCCGCGTTATTTTTGGTGCGACAGTAACCGTATATAATACCCATTCGGAAGAAGAAGCGACTTATCGGATAGTGGGCGATGACGAAGCTGACTTTAAGCAAAATCTGATTTCGGTTAATTCGCCGATGGCACGAGGATTGATCGGTAAAGAAGTGGATGATGTGACTGTCGTAAAAACGCCAGGGGGTGATGTGGAATATGAAGTTATTAAGGTTGAGTACCTTTAA
- the dacB gene encoding serine-type D-Ala-D-Ala carboxypeptidase: MRLSRLITALTLGVTLQASATPVEDYTQYLPDGTNLAFMAQRVGDTTPIVDYHGKQMALPASTMKVFTALAALLELGKDFRFQTTFESKQKIAGNTLQGDLVARFGGDPTFTRQDLRNMVAQLKQKGVTHIQGNLVIDTSVFASHDMAPGWPWNDLTQCFSAPPAAAIIDKNCFSISLYSAKTPGENAFIRIASYYPAHMYSEVKTLGPNSGEAQYCELDVNPGELNRYTLTGCLRQRNDPLPLAFAVQDGAAWAGEILRDELRKADIDYSGHLVRQTQPGEPGTVLAIEQSAPLHSLLHTMLKKSDNMIADTVFRTIGHHYFNVPGTFRAGSDAVRRILREKAGVDMGNTIQVDGSGLSRHDLVAPDTMMQALQFIAKNDSSLDFISMLPLAGYDGTLQYRGGLHEAGVDGKLSAKTGSLQGVYNLAGFLTTSRGTRIAFVQYLSGYAVPPEDQRTRRVPLVRFESRLYSDLYRNY, from the coding sequence ATGCGACTTTCAAGATTGATTACAGCACTTACCCTTGGGGTAACGCTACAAGCCTCTGCAACGCCTGTCGAGGATTATACCCAATACCTTCCTGATGGTACCAATCTCGCGTTCATGGCGCAAAGGGTAGGCGATACAACACCGATTGTCGATTATCACGGAAAACAAATGGCACTGCCTGCGAGTACAATGAAAGTGTTCACTGCACTGGCTGCCTTACTTGAACTTGGCAAAGATTTTCGTTTCCAGACCACCTTTGAAAGTAAGCAAAAAATAGCCGGTAATACTTTGCAAGGGGACCTCGTTGCTCGTTTTGGTGGTGACCCGACATTTACGCGGCAAGACTTACGAAATATGGTCGCGCAACTCAAACAAAAGGGCGTTACGCATATCCAGGGTAACTTAGTCATCGATACCTCGGTTTTCGCGAGCCACGATATGGCTCCCGGCTGGCCATGGAATGATTTAACGCAATGCTTTAGCGCGCCTCCCGCAGCCGCGATTATCGATAAAAACTGTTTCTCTATTTCGCTTTATAGCGCGAAAACACCGGGAGAAAATGCTTTTATCCGTATCGCCTCTTACTATCCAGCCCATATGTATAGTGAGGTAAAAACCTTAGGCCCTAATTCAGGTGAAGCGCAATATTGCGAACTTGATGTCAATCCAGGGGAACTAAATCGCTATACCCTAACGGGATGTCTGCGTCAGCGTAATGATCCACTGCCCCTAGCTTTCGCCGTACAGGATGGCGCTGCTTGGGCGGGGGAAATTTTACGCGATGAGTTACGCAAGGCGGATATCGACTATAGTGGCCATTTGGTCCGACAAACGCAACCTGGTGAACCCGGTACCGTACTCGCCATTGAACAATCGGCCCCGCTTCATAGCCTGTTACATACCATGCTGAAAAAATCAGACAATATGATTGCCGACACGGTTTTCCGAACAATCGGCCATCACTACTTTAACGTACCTGGTACCTTTCGAGCAGGCTCGGATGCGGTGCGCCGTATCCTTCGTGAGAAAGCCGGCGTAGATATGGGAAACACTATCCAAGTCGATGGTTCAGGGTTATCGCGACACGATTTAGTGGCGCCGGATACCATGATGCAAGCTCTACAATTTATTGCGAAGAATGACAGTAGCCTCGACTTTATTAGCATGCTTCCTTTAGCCGGTTACGATGGCACCTTGCAATATCGAGGCGGGTTGCATGAAGCTGGAGTCGATGGAAAACTTTCAGCGAAGACCGGTTCACTACAGGGAGTCTATAACTTGGCGGGCTTCTTGACGACGTCGCGCGGAACACGTATTGCCTTCGTACAATACCTTTCAGGCTATGCAGTACCCCCTGAAGATCAGCGCACGCGCCGCGTTCCCCTCGTTCGGTTTGAAAGCCGGCTATACAGTGATTTGTATCGAAATTATTAG
- a CDS encoding TonB-dependent siderophore receptor produces the protein MKKLSFLSAAICLELGSSLFLYCTPVSAASTDTTVNTSATDETPTQTSGDEALSTKEASHNSIVVTARQQTLQAPGVSTISSEAIRKHPPARDVSEIIRTQPGVNLTGNSTSGQRGNNRQIDIRGMGPENTLILIDGRPVSSKNSVRYGWRGERDSRGDTNWVPPEMIDHIEVIRGPAAARYGSGAMGGVVNIITKQANKEWHGSWNAYYNVPQHKSEGSTKRTNFSLMGPATDSLTLSIWGNIDKTQADAYDINQSHSAPRVGPLYKGSFPAGREGVRDKDLHGKLNWEFAPNQHLEFEAGTSRQGNIYAGDTQNTNTTDYVKSKYGDETNRIYRQDYALTWTGVWDNGVSTNTYAQYERTRNSRITEGLAGGGEGRFNDNAGFSDIDLSDVLLHSEVSIPFTAWVDQNLTLGTEWNQQKMKDGTSTGQALTGSNTGGAISGVGTSTRSPYSQAQIFSMFAEDNMDITDSTVLTPAIRFDHHSIVGTNWSPSLNLTQQLTNEWTLKMGIARAYKAPNLYQTNPNYILYSKGQGCYGSSSSGCYLQGNRDLKAETSVNKEIGLEYKDLAGLQAGLTYFRNDYHNKIESGNDVTSTNSSGTRVFQWENVPRAVVEGLEGTFNVPVTDTVTWNNNMTWMLQSKDKTNHDRLSVIPQFTLNSNVEWQIRQDLSVQATWTWYGKQKPKSRNYQGDKVSYPDTREVSPYSIFGASATWDATKNVSVTAGIDNLFDKRHFREGNAQTTQTINPKGEYSALYGAGANTYNESGRTFYMSLNTHF, from the coding sequence ATGAAAAAATTATCATTTCTTTCTGCTGCAATTTGTCTTGAGCTAGGTAGCTCGCTTTTTCTTTATTGCACGCCGGTTTCAGCGGCTTCAACGGATACTACTGTCAATACCTCAGCGACGGATGAAACCCCAACACAAACCTCTGGTGACGAAGCATTATCTACCAAAGAAGCCTCGCATAACTCCATCGTCGTAACGGCACGTCAGCAAACGCTTCAAGCGCCTGGTGTTTCGACGATCTCATCCGAGGCAATACGAAAACACCCCCCTGCTCGCGATGTATCGGAAATTATTCGTACGCAGCCTGGGGTGAATTTGACAGGTAACTCGACCAGCGGGCAGCGGGGGAATAACCGTCAAATTGATATTCGGGGCATGGGACCAGAAAATACCTTGATCTTGATCGATGGCCGTCCAGTTAGTAGTAAAAACTCCGTGCGTTATGGATGGCGGGGCGAGCGAGATTCACGGGGTGATACCAACTGGGTACCACCAGAAATGATTGATCATATTGAAGTCATCCGTGGACCTGCTGCGGCGCGCTACGGTAGCGGGGCAATGGGTGGGGTGGTCAACATCATCACCAAGCAAGCGAATAAGGAGTGGCATGGCTCTTGGAACGCGTATTACAACGTTCCGCAACACAAATCTGAAGGCTCGACCAAACGAACAAACTTCAGCTTGATGGGCCCAGCAACCGATAGTCTAACCTTAAGTATTTGGGGAAATATCGATAAGACTCAGGCAGATGCTTATGATATCAACCAAAGCCATTCAGCACCGCGTGTAGGCCCACTTTACAAAGGAAGTTTTCCTGCTGGAAGAGAAGGGGTACGAGATAAAGACCTTCATGGTAAACTGAACTGGGAATTTGCGCCTAATCAGCACCTAGAATTCGAAGCCGGGACCAGCCGCCAAGGAAATATTTATGCGGGTGATACGCAGAACACCAATACGACAGATTATGTAAAAAGTAAATATGGTGACGAAACTAACCGTATTTATCGCCAAGATTATGCCTTAACCTGGACTGGTGTTTGGGACAACGGTGTTAGCACCAATACCTATGCGCAATATGAAAGAACCCGTAACTCAAGGATTACCGAGGGGTTGGCAGGCGGGGGAGAAGGAAGGTTTAATGATAATGCTGGATTTTCTGATATCGATTTAAGTGATGTGCTGCTGCATAGCGAAGTCAGTATTCCCTTTACTGCTTGGGTAGATCAGAACCTCACTTTGGGGACTGAGTGGAACCAGCAGAAGATGAAAGATGGTACCTCGACCGGCCAAGCGCTTACTGGGAGCAACACTGGCGGAGCGATTAGTGGTGTCGGAACGAGTACGCGCTCACCGTATTCGCAAGCGCAGATCTTCTCAATGTTTGCTGAAGACAATATGGATATTACGGATTCAACGGTTTTAACGCCGGCCATCCGCTTTGATCACCACTCTATTGTCGGCACTAACTGGAGCCCATCACTTAACTTAACTCAGCAGCTCACCAATGAGTGGACGTTGAAGATGGGGATCGCCCGTGCCTACAAAGCGCCTAATCTGTATCAAACCAACCCCAACTATATTCTCTATAGCAAAGGACAAGGGTGTTACGGCAGCTCGAGCTCGGGCTGCTATTTGCAGGGGAATCGCGACCTGAAAGCAGAGACCAGTGTCAACAAAGAGATCGGCCTAGAGTATAAAGATCTTGCTGGACTCCAAGCTGGCCTGACTTATTTCCGTAATGACTACCATAATAAAATTGAATCGGGTAACGATGTTACCTCAACCAACAGCAGTGGTACCCGTGTTTTCCAATGGGAAAATGTACCGCGTGCGGTTGTTGAAGGACTAGAGGGAACCTTTAATGTCCCAGTCACCGATACCGTTACTTGGAATAACAATATGACGTGGATGCTGCAAAGTAAGGATAAGACGAACCATGATCGTCTTTCTGTAATTCCACAATTTACCTTGAATTCCAATGTCGAGTGGCAGATTCGTCAGGACCTGTCGGTACAAGCAACATGGACTTGGTACGGCAAACAGAAACCGAAGAGCCGTAACTACCAAGGGGATAAAGTCAGTTATCCTGATACCCGTGAAGTCAGTCCATACAGCATCTTTGGTGCAAGCGCGACATGGGATGCTACCAAGAATGTCAGTGTGACGGCAGGGATCGATAACCTCTTTGATAAACGTCACTTCCGCGAGGGTAATGCACAAACCACTCAGACGATTAATCCTAAGGGTGAATATAGTGCCTTATATGGAGCCGGTGCTAACACTTACAACGAGTCAGGCCGAACTTTCTACATGAGTCTTAATACTCACTTCTAA
- the fes gene encoding enterochelin esterase, producing MLIPEWFTSDTGTELWWQAQQQQGLPRLEPIDAQQCRVTFLWRQPVTTTNEQPIQAVWLNITGITDHHQPNPPVSLVRYLDTDVWHLSLTLPSRWRGSYCLIPDSNNDVGLQNQDIFQRREWWREQFQHAQHDRLNRLRSWSAGRGMSVSPLHLPDAPLQAEWQAWDRGEDSSIPLKVITWKSHRLGNERRVWCYGTAKDETVNYQHLALLLDGQFWANTLPIASPLQQLTDKGKLPVALYIMPEIIDREHRGREYPCNAEFWQAINEELLPLIKQVFNWQQAPDRTLVTGQSFGGLASVYACLNWPELYGKALSLSGSFWWPNRGQAAGYLIQQLQQQTPSIAPRHILLEAGCRETLICEANREMDKWLSHYHIPHSLRYVEGGHDALWWRGSLLDGLQALWQEE from the coding sequence ATGCTTATTCCTGAATGGTTTACCTCTGATACCGGTACCGAGCTGTGGTGGCAAGCACAGCAACAACAAGGTTTACCGCGCCTTGAACCCATTGATGCGCAACAGTGCCGGGTGACCTTTCTTTGGCGTCAACCAGTGACAACAACTAACGAGCAGCCCATACAAGCGGTGTGGCTTAATATTACCGGAATCACTGACCACCATCAGCCGAATCCACCGGTATCCCTAGTCCGATATCTCGATACCGATGTCTGGCATCTTAGCCTCACCTTGCCCTCTCGCTGGCGAGGAAGCTACTGCTTAATTCCTGATTCAAATAACGATGTAGGGTTACAAAACCAAGATATTTTCCAGCGTCGTGAATGGTGGCGGGAACAATTCCAGCATGCCCAGCACGATAGACTCAACAGGTTACGCTCTTGGTCCGCCGGCCGAGGCATGTCTGTCTCTCCCCTACACCTTCCGGATGCACCCTTGCAAGCCGAGTGGCAAGCATGGGATCGAGGAGAAGACAGCTCTATCCCCCTTAAGGTCATTACTTGGAAGAGTCATCGATTGGGGAATGAACGTCGGGTCTGGTGCTACGGTACGGCGAAGGACGAAACAGTAAATTACCAGCATTTAGCCTTATTACTTGATGGCCAATTCTGGGCAAACACTCTCCCCATTGCCAGCCCACTGCAACAATTAACGGATAAGGGCAAGCTCCCCGTAGCCCTCTACATCATGCCTGAAATCATTGATCGTGAGCATCGCGGGCGTGAATATCCCTGTAATGCCGAGTTTTGGCAGGCTATTAATGAGGAGTTACTCCCGTTAATTAAACAGGTGTTTAACTGGCAACAGGCCCCTGACCGAACCTTAGTAACAGGGCAAAGCTTTGGTGGGCTTGCCTCAGTCTATGCTTGCCTCAATTGGCCAGAACTTTACGGTAAAGCGCTCAGCCTTTCTGGTTCATTCTGGTGGCCAAATCGGGGCCAAGCTGCGGGTTACTTGATTCAACAATTACAGCAACAAACTCCCTCTATTGCCCCTCGTCACATTTTGCTAGAAGCCGGTTGTCGCGAAACCTTAATTTGCGAGGCCAATCGTGAAATGGATAAGTGGTTAAGTCATTACCACATCCCACATTCATTACGTTATGTCGAAGGTGGACACGATGCTCTCTGGTGGCGGGGAAGCTTATTAGATGGATTACAAGCGTTATGGCAGGAAGAATAA
- a CDS encoding amino acid adenylation domain-containing protein codes for MNIEDSVAQQPHTTECNKAPSPVKTRRLPLVAAQPGIWIADQLSPFNNAFAVAHAISLPGRLNLEMMQQAIQQGLAEADTVNFHFDEHEGEAFQYLDANNTIEVESIDLREDPQALAAAQALMEADLQSPLRITDKSAKVRQVLMRVSHEEWIWYQRYHHLMVDGFSFVALTKRISEIYAHLRYQQPLVDSPFTAFDEVVEEYLTYQHSATYQKDKHYWLEKVTQLPDPLSLAQAPLNGETASPQVIRHAIHFSAQQLTSLHQHLAEAGLTPVDTAVTIVNTWLAHLTGQQPFSAGFIFMRRMGSAALSAVGPVINVLPMSVDYQPSDTFAEFAERLSKEVKKNRRHQRYDAEQISRDLGLAGDNAPLFGPVLNVKLFDYQLVFEGQNTPTTHLASGPVRDIEIALILDNQGALTLEFLANSNRYDQQALLTHIQRLPLIIEQLTAQPALALSELTLLSEQERQQLSAVNATEIVLQDDTLWSMIATQCQRTPNNVALADTQTALSYAEMEQQVIALAAALQEHGVESGDIVAVALPRSIYLSLALQAIVRLGAIWLPLDTGYPDDRLAIMLEDSTPRLVITEQVLSHRFAQISDTPHYYYHSLFDDIPLFSAPLPVSTQGAYLIYTSGSTGKPKGVLVSHQAIANRLKWMQNHYPLNYQDVVIQKTPSSFDVSVWEFFWPLMTGAKLFMSPPDCHRDPEWLQQIMVEQQVSVTHFVPSMLAAFLDSLTETTSASLRQRLRLVFCSGEALPTALARQWEQNVAIPCHNLYGPTEAAVDVSWFPAFGPDLAAVEGHSVPIGWPVWNTQLHILDSQLKPVPYGVAGELWLGGVQLAEGYLGRPELTAERFIAAPWDATQRLYRSGDVARRLANGEIEYLGRNDDQLKIRGQRIELSEIDAVLLSLSGIKQAASVAVSLHQQSSSLADDRQLVSYVVTETPQATDLIRQQLAERLPAHMVPVIIVPVEAFPLSSNGKLDRKALPVPKLDDHHSAREPQGVVEVQLATLFANLLQLPRVGANQDFFALGGHSLLAMRLAAQIRKQMAYPLTVGHIMVNSTVEKLAQIIQQSPEHADSGLQTLLPLRQTQGPRLYCFHPASGFAWQFSVLQRYLDPTWSIIGIQSPDEQGALAEAQHIDDVCERHLATLLADQPTGPYYFIGYSLGGTLAQGIASRLEARGEEVAFLGLLDTWPPETQNWDEKQGKNVLDDQVIEEVNREREQFVQSQRQQAGEELSHLFDQVEANYGHSVRLLTTARSSKTQGRATLFSALKTQQPTLNAQQAWAPFIQNLDIVPINCAHVEIISPAMFEIIGPEINHRLTRLRS; via the coding sequence ATGAATATCGAAGATAGTGTCGCACAACAGCCTCATACCACTGAGTGTAATAAAGCCCCATCTCCAGTGAAGACGCGCCGTTTACCACTCGTTGCGGCGCAGCCTGGTATATGGATCGCCGACCAGCTTTCCCCTTTTAATAATGCTTTTGCCGTTGCACATGCCATCTCGCTCCCGGGCAGGCTCAACCTTGAAATGATGCAGCAAGCTATTCAGCAAGGTTTAGCTGAAGCCGATACCGTCAATTTCCACTTTGATGAGCACGAAGGCGAAGCTTTCCAATATTTGGATGCCAATAATACCATTGAGGTGGAGTCGATTGACCTACGAGAAGATCCTCAAGCCTTAGCTGCGGCACAGGCTTTGATGGAAGCCGATCTTCAGAGTCCCTTACGCATCACCGATAAAAGCGCCAAGGTTAGACAAGTTCTCATGCGTGTCAGCCACGAGGAATGGATATGGTATCAACGTTATCATCATCTGATGGTAGACGGATTTAGCTTTGTTGCACTGACTAAGCGAATTAGCGAAATCTATGCCCATTTACGCTACCAGCAACCCTTAGTAGACTCGCCATTTACTGCTTTCGATGAAGTCGTAGAAGAATATCTTACTTATCAACATAGCGCGACTTACCAGAAAGATAAGCATTATTGGCTGGAAAAAGTGACGCAACTGCCTGACCCGCTAAGCCTTGCACAAGCACCTTTGAACGGCGAGACGGCTAGCCCGCAGGTCATACGTCACGCGATACATTTTTCTGCTCAGCAGCTTACTTCCCTACACCAGCACCTCGCCGAAGCTGGCCTAACGCCTGTTGATACGGCGGTAACCATAGTCAACACGTGGCTCGCACATCTGACGGGCCAGCAACCGTTCAGTGCAGGTTTTATTTTTATGCGTCGGATGGGATCGGCAGCGCTCAGCGCCGTGGGTCCGGTTATCAATGTATTACCCATGAGTGTTGACTACCAGCCTAGCGATACCTTCGCCGAGTTTGCGGAGCGACTAAGCAAAGAAGTGAAGAAAAACCGACGTCATCAACGTTACGATGCGGAGCAAATTAGCCGTGACTTAGGCTTGGCGGGAGATAATGCCCCCCTATTCGGGCCTGTACTGAACGTTAAACTTTTTGATTATCAATTAGTCTTTGAAGGCCAAAATACTCCTACTACACATCTCGCCTCAGGGCCGGTTCGTGACATTGAAATAGCCCTAATCCTCGATAACCAAGGTGCTCTAACCTTAGAGTTCTTAGCCAACAGCAACCGCTATGATCAACAAGCGCTATTAACCCATATTCAACGCCTGCCACTGATTATTGAGCAGCTCACCGCACAGCCAGCGTTAGCGCTATCAGAATTAACGCTTCTTAGTGAGCAAGAGCGTCAGCAACTTTCAGCAGTTAATGCGACAGAAATTGTCCTGCAAGACGACACACTATGGTCAATGATTGCGACACAATGCCAACGCACGCCAAATAATGTCGCACTTGCTGACACACAGACTGCGTTATCCTACGCAGAGATGGAACAACAAGTTATCGCTTTGGCGGCCGCACTGCAGGAGCACGGGGTAGAATCTGGCGACATAGTCGCGGTTGCGTTACCTCGTTCTATTTATCTATCACTCGCTCTTCAAGCCATCGTTAGACTTGGTGCGATTTGGCTACCGCTAGACACTGGCTATCCCGATGATCGTTTAGCCATCATGCTGGAAGATTCGACCCCGCGTCTCGTGATCACTGAGCAGGTCTTAAGTCATCGCTTTGCCCAAATTAGTGACACACCACACTATTACTATCACTCTTTGTTCGATGATATTCCCTTATTCTCGGCCCCCCTTCCTGTCTCCACACAAGGGGCGTACTTAATTTATACCTCGGGCTCAACAGGTAAACCGAAAGGTGTTTTAGTTAGCCATCAAGCCATTGCAAATCGCTTAAAATGGATGCAAAACCACTATCCGCTGAACTATCAAGATGTTGTGATTCAGAAAACCCCAAGTAGTTTTGATGTGTCAGTATGGGAGTTTTTCTGGCCATTAATGACTGGGGCGAAATTGTTTATGTCTCCCCCCGACTGCCACCGCGATCCTGAATGGCTACAACAAATCATGGTTGAACAGCAGGTAAGCGTGACCCACTTCGTGCCGTCAATGTTAGCTGCATTCTTAGATAGCCTCACTGAAACCACATCCGCTTCGTTACGCCAGCGATTACGCCTAGTATTCTGTAGTGGTGAAGCCCTGCCCACCGCACTGGCACGACAATGGGAACAGAACGTCGCAATTCCTTGCCATAATTTATATGGCCCCACTGAAGCGGCCGTTGACGTGAGCTGGTTCCCAGCATTTGGCCCGGATCTCGCCGCAGTGGAAGGTCATAGTGTCCCAATCGGCTGGCCGGTGTGGAATACTCAGCTTCATATTCTCGACAGCCAGCTTAAGCCTGTTCCCTATGGGGTCGCAGGTGAGTTGTGGCTGGGAGGGGTACAATTGGCAGAGGGCTATTTAGGCCGACCAGAACTGACCGCTGAGCGTTTTATTGCCGCACCATGGGATGCGACGCAACGTTTATATCGCAGTGGTGATGTGGCACGCCGTCTCGCTAACGGTGAAATTGAGTATTTGGGGCGCAACGATGACCAACTCAAAATCCGTGGTCAGCGCATTGAACTGTCGGAGATTGATGCCGTTCTACTTTCGTTATCCGGAATTAAGCAAGCCGCTTCCGTTGCCGTGAGTTTACATCAACAATCGTCTAGCCTCGCTGATGACCGACAACTGGTGAGCTATGTTGTCACTGAAACACCTCAAGCCACCGACCTCATTCGTCAGCAATTGGCTGAACGGCTGCCGGCACATATGGTGCCCGTGATCATCGTTCCCGTAGAAGCATTCCCGCTCAGTAGCAACGGTAAATTAGACCGTAAAGCCTTACCTGTTCCAAAACTTGACGATCACCACTCCGCACGTGAACCCCAAGGCGTAGTAGAAGTTCAGTTAGCCACATTATTTGCCAATCTACTACAGTTACCGCGGGTCGGCGCCAATCAGGACTTTTTTGCATTAGGTGGTCACTCGCTCTTAGCGATGCGCCTAGCGGCGCAAATCCGTAAGCAAATGGCTTATCCGCTCACCGTGGGTCACATCATGGTTAATTCAACGGTTGAAAAACTCGCACAGATTATCCAACAGAGCCCTGAACACGCTGACAGTGGATTACAGACGTTATTACCTTTACGCCAAACACAGGGACCTCGACTCTATTGCTTCCACCCAGCGTCCGGATTCGCTTGGCAATTTAGCGTATTACAACGGTATCTTGATCCGACATGGTCGATTATTGGTATCCAATCCCCAGATGAGCAAGGTGCTTTAGCCGAGGCACAACATATTGATGATGTCTGCGAACGACATCTTGCGACGCTTTTGGCCGATCAGCCCACTGGACCCTATTATTTTATCGGCTATTCGCTAGGTGGGACTTTAGCTCAGGGCATCGCCTCGCGGCTGGAAGCTCGGGGAGAAGAGGTGGCATTTTTAGGCTTACTCGATACCTGGCCACCCGAAACCCAGAATTGGGATGAGAAGCAGGGAAAAAATGTCTTGGATGACCAAGTTATTGAAGAAGTGAATCGTGAACGTGAGCAGTTTGTTCAAAGCCAACGGCAGCAAGCGGGCGAAGAACTTTCTCATCTCTTTGATCAAGTTGAAGCCAATTACGGCCATTCCGTACGGCTATTGACGACGGCTCGCAGTAGTAAAACACAAGGACGAGCGACCCTCTTTTCCGCCTTGAAAACACAGCAGCCTACTTTGAACGCGCAACAGGCTTGGGCGCCTTTTATCCAAAACCTGGATATTGTCCCCATCAACTGCGCCCATGTGGAGATCATCTCACCCGCGATGTTTGAAATTATCGGTCCCGAGATTAATCACCGCTTAACGCGATTACGCTCTTAA